One genomic segment of Rivularia sp. PCC 7116 includes these proteins:
- a CDS encoding TldD/PmbA family protein produces MWSELKKAINDINVSADWIGIRAVNETSSNRSVRDALPQSNGKSSSVGVMVEVLVNGCLGYGATNSFELDALQAAAQTAYKQALAASEWWIHPFEKMTERPKVVGEYTSPLGSLDRLNPGEINDLLVRICKKLKVDDKIVQTTASATTTEKNTWFVSSNGSEIYQKFLSFSTHFGATAQDGLIVQQRTNNGWSAHCYQGLLDFGQEGLWHRVQQVGEQAVELLSAEECPNTRTNLVLAPDQMMLQIHESVGHPLEIDRILGDERNYAGGSFVKADDFGRLGYGSAAMNITFDPTVKGEFASYGFDDTGAVATREYVIEEGVLQRGLGSLESQARSGVDGVACARACSWNRPPIDRMANLNLEPGESSFEEIIAGIQHGVYMESNRSWSIDDRRYKFQFGCEYGKLIEDGKLTKTLRNPNYRATTPEFWQSLIKVGDKSTWKMYGTAYCGKGEPNQAISVGHGSPVCLFTNVEVFGGG; encoded by the coding sequence ATGTGGTCTGAACTGAAAAAAGCAATTAATGATATAAATGTTTCTGCTGACTGGATTGGTATTAGAGCAGTCAATGAAACATCCTCAAATCGTTCTGTTCGGGATGCTTTACCCCAGAGCAATGGTAAGTCTTCGAGTGTAGGAGTTATGGTCGAAGTCTTAGTTAACGGCTGTTTGGGCTATGGAGCTACTAATTCTTTTGAATTGGATGCACTGCAAGCTGCTGCCCAAACAGCTTATAAACAAGCGCTTGCAGCAAGTGAATGGTGGATACATCCATTCGAGAAAATGACCGAACGTCCCAAAGTTGTGGGTGAATATACTTCACCGTTGGGTTCTCTCGATCGATTAAACCCAGGGGAAATTAATGATTTGCTGGTGCGTATATGTAAAAAGTTAAAAGTTGATGACAAAATTGTTCAGACTACAGCTAGCGCTACGACTACTGAAAAGAATACTTGGTTTGTCAGCAGTAACGGGTCAGAAATTTATCAGAAATTTTTGTCATTCAGCACTCATTTCGGAGCTACTGCACAAGATGGTTTGATTGTGCAGCAACGGACTAACAATGGTTGGTCGGCGCATTGCTATCAAGGGCTTTTAGACTTTGGGCAAGAAGGTTTATGGCATCGCGTGCAACAGGTTGGGGAGCAAGCAGTAGAACTGTTAAGTGCGGAAGAATGTCCAAATACTCGGACTAATTTAGTTTTAGCTCCAGACCAAATGATGCTACAAATTCATGAAAGTGTAGGACATCCTTTGGAAATTGACCGGATTTTGGGTGATGAGCGAAACTATGCTGGTGGCAGTTTTGTCAAAGCTGATGATTTTGGTCGTTTGGGTTATGGTTCTGCGGCAATGAATATTACTTTCGATCCTACTGTTAAAGGTGAATTTGCCAGCTATGGTTTTGATGATACTGGTGCTGTAGCAACGCGAGAATACGTAATCGAAGAAGGTGTATTGCAGCGAGGTTTAGGAAGTTTGGAAAGTCAGGCTAGAAGCGGAGTTGATGGGGTTGCTTGTGCCCGTGCATGTTCTTGGAATAGACCACCAATCGACCGCATGGCTAATTTGAATTTAGAACCTGGTGAATCCAGTTTTGAAGAAATTATTGCCGGTATACAACATGGGGTTTACATGGAGTCTAACCGTTCTTGGTCAATAGATGACCGTCGATATAAATTTCAATTTGGCTGCGAATACGGTAAATTGATTGAAGACGGTAAGCTCACAAAAACCCTGCGAAATCCCAATTATAGAGCTACTACCCCAGAATTTTGGCAGAGTTTAATTAAAGTAGGCGATAAATCTACTTGGAAAATGTACGGTACTGCTTACTGCGGTAAAGGAGAACCAAACCAAGCAATTTCCGTAGGACATGGCTCCCCGGTTTGTTTATTTACAAATGTTGAAGTTTTCGGAGGAGGGTAG
- a CDS encoding TldD/PmbA family protein translates to MKNEEISALEVSFNQLFKYLLDKKKPEEEFTFKLNKERSQFTRFNRAKVRQTGIVADASIELTLIADRRSSCRIFPVSGNWELDSQQAYTYLQELREELPLLPVDPYLVLPNGTQTTRDIYSGNLLAEEDVAKTVLEAVTNLDFTGFYAGGIVAQGYADSGGKKHWFSTDTFTLDYSIFTDSGQAVKGFFAGNDWNNQAYSDKISQAKQQLELLSRPSKQIPRGHYKTYFAPAAVAELLIMLSWGGLSEADIQQGNSALAMLASKEKTLSPKFSLRENFQTGLVPRFNEWGEMAPLELRLIEKGALSNTLVNSRSSIEYDKDANGANSSESLRSPQISRGNLPSEKILSILDTGLYVSNLHYLNWSDRPSGRITGMTRYACFWVANGEIVAPIEDLRFDDSLYNFWGNNLIDFTDKTEFIPEVGTYDNRQLGGSMVPGMLVEDFTYTL, encoded by the coding sequence ATGAAAAACGAAGAGATATCTGCTTTGGAAGTCAGCTTCAATCAACTTTTTAAATATCTTTTAGATAAAAAGAAACCAGAGGAAGAGTTTACTTTTAAACTTAATAAAGAACGCAGTCAGTTTACTCGGTTTAATCGTGCAAAAGTACGGCAAACTGGAATTGTTGCGGATGCCTCAATTGAACTAACTTTAATTGCGGATCGGCGTAGTAGTTGTCGCATCTTTCCTGTTAGCGGTAATTGGGAATTAGATTCCCAGCAGGCATATACTTATTTGCAGGAATTAAGAGAAGAATTGCCTTTATTACCTGTAGATCCATATCTTGTTTTACCTAATGGTACTCAAACGACTCGGGATATTTATTCGGGAAATTTATTAGCCGAGGAAGATGTTGCGAAAACGGTTTTAGAAGCAGTTACAAATTTGGATTTTACTGGATTTTATGCAGGGGGTATTGTAGCCCAAGGTTATGCTGATTCTGGTGGTAAGAAACATTGGTTTAGTACCGATACTTTTACATTAGATTATTCAATATTTACCGATTCAGGACAAGCCGTGAAAGGCTTTTTCGCTGGAAATGATTGGAACAATCAAGCTTACTCAGATAAAATTTCTCAAGCTAAGCAGCAACTAGAATTACTTTCTCGTCCTTCTAAACAAATACCGCGAGGACATTATAAAACTTATTTTGCTCCTGCTGCGGTTGCAGAGTTGTTAATAATGCTTTCTTGGGGTGGTTTAAGCGAAGCCGATATTCAGCAGGGAAACAGCGCTTTAGCAATGCTTGCAAGTAAAGAAAAGACGCTTTCTCCAAAATTTAGCTTACGCGAAAACTTTCAAACTGGTTTAGTTCCGCGTTTCAACGAATGGGGAGAAATGGCTCCTTTAGAATTACGTTTAATTGAGAAAGGTGCTTTATCGAATACTTTAGTTAATTCTCGTAGCTCTATTGAGTATGACAAAGACGCAAATGGTGCTAATAGCTCCGAGTCTTTACGCTCCCCGCAAATTAGTCGAGGAAATTTACCTTCTGAGAAGATTTTATCTATTTTAGATACAGGGCTATATGTATCTAATTTGCACTACCTAAATTGGAGCGATCGCCCTTCTGGAAGAATTACGGGTATGACTCGTTATGCTTGCTTCTGGGTTGCGAATGGCGAAATAGTGGCACCGATAGAAGATTTACGATTTGATGACAGTTTATACAACTTTTGGGGCAATAACCTAATAGATTTTACGGATAAAACCGAATTTATTCCCGAAGTTGGAACTTATGATAATCGTCAGCTTGGCGGTAGTATGGTTCCGGGAATGTTGGTGGAAGACTTTACTTATACGCTTTAG
- a CDS encoding Ycf66 family protein, with translation MFYLAQVNIGTNPASLLGLLQMIFGLFYLIFLIVKLTRIWNRISSSARTFYLIQLLVFPIFIVFSGFILLFQGWRLDPILQFQQLLLSALVFYLSLKDIVFYGAQRNR, from the coding sequence ATGTTTTATTTAGCTCAAGTTAATATTGGCACTAATCCGGCATCTTTGCTAGGATTACTTCAAATGATTTTCGGCTTATTTTATTTAATATTCCTAATAGTTAAATTAACGAGAATTTGGAATAGAATCAGTAGTTCGGCAAGAACCTTTTATCTGATTCAATTGCTTGTTTTTCCAATTTTTATCGTATTTTCGGGTTTTATTTTACTATTTCAAGGCTGGCGATTAGACCCAATTTTACAGTTTCAACAACTTCTATTATCTGCTCTAGTCTTTTACTTGAGTTTAAAAGATATTGTATTTTACGGGGCTCAGAGAAATAGATAG